Below is a window of Flavobacterium cyclinae DNA.
ATTCAATTAGATAATGTTTCTCCAATAGAAATGTCAATCGAAGAGACATTGAAATTCAGAGCGGAAGAGCGTAAAAGAAAAATGAAAGAATTCAATCATAAATTCAATAACAATGCACAAATTGATGAATTTGAAAGAGTTCCAGCATATAAAAGAATGGGGTTAGATGTGGCATCACAACCTAACACTGCCAACAATCAATCTAGAATGTCATTAGGAACAGATAGCAACGATGATATCCAACTTCGTTCAAATAATTCGTTTCTTCACGATAATGTAGATTAATCTATTACAAACTAACCTACCCTCAAAACCCGAAGAGCAATTTTCGGGTTTTTTTATTACTTTTGCATTGGATTTTTTTGAACCTATTTCCAGCTGTTCATTACAAGTTTTTTGATTATCATACCCTTTTTCTACTATTTAAAAAGAGCTTCTTAGGTCGCTTTTTTAAAAAAGAAAAATGGGCTTCCTAATTCAAAAAAGCTTTCCATTGCCATCTGGGGTAGTAAAGAAAAAAGAGGATAGAGAATAGAAGTTAGACTAACTTGAAACCTGAAACAAAAAATAACAATTAAACAATAAACATAAATATATGAGTTTAGAAGCAAAAATCATGGATCACATGAAAGAAGCCATGAAAGCAAAAGATAGCGTAGCTTTAGAAGCGTTAAGAGCAATTAAATCGGCAATTATTTTAGCAAAAACAGAAGCGGGAGCTACAGATACATTAACAGAAGATCAAGAAATTAAAATGTTACAGCGTTTAGTAAAAATGCGTAAGGATAGTGCGGAAATCTTCACAAAACAAAATCGTGCTGATTTAGCCGAACCAGAATTAGCGCAAATTGCGGTAATAGAAAAATTCTTACCGGCGCAATTATCAGAAGAAGAAGTAGAAGCAATCGTTGCTAAAATCATTGCAGAAACAGGAGCTTCAGGAATTGCTTCTATGGGAAAAGTTATGGGATTAGCAACTGCTCAAATTGGTGGACAAGCAGAAGGAAAAGTAATTTCAGGAATTGTAAAGAAACTTTTAGTGTAAAATAAGAAGGTAGTACAAAGATAAGGGAGGAAAGATGAAGTCTTTCTTCTTTTA
It encodes the following:
- a CDS encoding GatB/YqeY domain-containing protein; its protein translation is MSLEAKIMDHMKEAMKAKDSVALEALRAIKSAIILAKTEAGATDTLTEDQEIKMLQRLVKMRKDSAEIFTKQNRADLAEPELAQIAVIEKFLPAQLSEEEVEAIVAKIIAETGASGIASMGKVMGLATAQIGGQAEGKVISGIVKKLLV